In the Rubrivivax gelatinosus IL144 genome, CGTCACCCGGCCGGGCTACCGCTCGCCGGTGCACGACACCGGCGTCTGGGGCCTGTACGGCGTCCTGCGCGGCCGCCACCGGCTGCACCTGCACTCGCGTGCCGCCGATGGCCGCCCCGACAGCGCCGAGCAGATCGAGCTGCTGAAGCCGGGCAACGTGACGCTGCCCGATCCGGAGCGTCTGCCGATGTTCCAGATCGAGAACCCCGACGACGAGGCGCCGGGCATCGGCGTGCACGTCTACGGCGGCGTGCTCGCCGGCCTGCAGTCGCACAGCTTCGACGAGCAGGGCCGGCCGCAGACGCATGTCTTCAGCTACGCCAACTCGTGGATGCCCAATCTCTGGACACGGCGGGGCAACGACAACGTCGGCGAGAGCCTCGCCCCGGTGAGCTGGCGGCGCATGTCCAGCGTCTGAAGGCCCGCACGACGGAAGGCGTGCGCAGCCACGCCGCGTCAGACCAATCAGACATGTGAGCACATGCACACATTCCGTCGGCAAGGTCCTTTAGCACTCATCGGAAGCGAGTGCTAATATTCGACGGAACTCGAGACGCCCGACAGGACTCCCAAGCGACCATGAACCCTGCCACCACCGCCCTGACCGTCCGCGACCCGTGGGCTCTGGTGCCGTCGATCGGCAACCTGGACGCCTACATCACGGCCGTCAACCGCCTGCCGATGTTGACTGCGCAGGAGGAAGTGGCGCTCGGCAAGCGCCTGCGCGACCACGGCGACCTCGAAGCCGCCGGCCGTCTGGTGCTCTCGCACCTGCGCCTCGTCGTCTCGGTCTCGCGCCAGTACCTCGGCTACGGCCTGCCGCAAGGCGACCTGATCCAGGAAGGCAACGTCGGCCTGATGAAGGCCGTCAAGCGCTTCGACCCCGACCAGGGCGTGCGCCTGGTCAGCTACGCGCTGCACTGGATCAAGGCCGAGATCCACGAATACATCCTGAAGAACTGGCGCATGGTCAAGGTCGCGACGACCAAGGCCCAGCGCAAGCTGTTCTTCAACCTGCGCTCGATGAAGCAGGGCCTGAAGGCCGACGCCGCCGAAGCCGACCTGCACCGCAGCACGCTGACGCCCGCCGAAGTCGACACCGTCGCGCGCGAGCTCAACGTCAAGCCCGACGAAGTCATCGAGATGGAAACCCGGCTGGCCGGCGGCGACGTCGCGCTGGAGCCGCAGACCGACGACAGCGAAGAGAGCTTCGCGCCGATCGCCTACCTGGCCGACGACGCGAGCGAACCGACGCGGCTGCTCGAAGCCCGCCACCGCGACTGGCTGTCCGGCGACGGCATCGCCCAGGCCCTGTCGGTGCTCGACGAGCGCAGCCGCCGCATCGTCGAGGAGCGCTGGCTGAAGGTCAACGACGACTCCAGCGGCGGCATGACGCTGCACGAGCTGGCGGCCGAATACGGCGTCAGCGCCGAGCGCATCCGCCAGATCGAGGTCGCGGCGATGAAGAAGATGCGCAAGGCGCTCGAAGCGACCGCCTGAGGCGCCGCACCGCTGCCCCGCCGGGCCGCCTTCGGGCGGCCCGCGTCGTTTTCAGGCGGCCTTCTCGTCGAGCAGGATCTTCAGGTCGTGCTTGAGCTTGTCCAGGCCGGCGCCATAGCGCGTGAACAGCCGCACCCGGCCCTGGGCGTCGAAGACGTAGGAGCCGGCGGTGTGGTCGATCGTGTAGCTGGTCGGCGTCTGGCCGGCGACCTTGTTGTAGAAGACCTTGAACTGCTTGGCCGTGGCCTTGGTCTCGTCGGGCGTGCCGCGCAAGGCGACGAAGCTCGGGTCGAAGTTGGCGACGTAAGCCTTCAGGATCTCCGGCGTGTCGCGCTCGGGGTCGACGCTGACGAACACGCCCTGGATGCGCTCGCCGTCGGCGCCCAGCTGGCGCTTGACCTCGGCGAGCTCGACCATCGTCGTCGGACAGACGTCGGGGCACTGGGTGTAGCCGAAGAAGACCACCGTCACCTTGCCGCGGAAGTCCTGCAGGCTGCGCCGGCGGCCTTCGGCGTCGGGCAGGTTCAGCTCCCGCGCGTAGTCGGCGCCGGTGATGTCGACGCCCTCGAAACCGGCGCGCGGCGGGCTGTTGCCGCGCTCGCAGGCGGCCAGCGTGAGCGCCGCGGCGGCGGCAAGGATCAGACGACGGGAGAAGACAGCCATG is a window encoding:
- a CDS encoding cysteine dioxygenase family protein, with protein sequence MSLEPLRRFVQAASLAVNAGGLAEPPLQLLAWQLRTLLGHDGWLPDELARPHRGCSTYLLYADPVDRFSIVSYVTRPGYRSPVHDTGVWGLYGVLRGRHRLHLHSRAADGRPDSAEQIELLKPGNVTLPDPERLPMFQIENPDDEAPGIGVHVYGGVLAGLQSHSFDEQGRPQTHVFSYANSWMPNLWTRRGNDNVGESLAPVSWRRMSSV
- the rpoH gene encoding RNA polymerase sigma factor RpoH; this encodes MNPATTALTVRDPWALVPSIGNLDAYITAVNRLPMLTAQEEVALGKRLRDHGDLEAAGRLVLSHLRLVVSVSRQYLGYGLPQGDLIQEGNVGLMKAVKRFDPDQGVRLVSYALHWIKAEIHEYILKNWRMVKVATTKAQRKLFFNLRSMKQGLKADAAEADLHRSTLTPAEVDTVARELNVKPDEVIEMETRLAGGDVALEPQTDDSEESFAPIAYLADDASEPTRLLEARHRDWLSGDGIAQALSVLDERSRRIVEERWLKVNDDSSGGMTLHELAAEYGVSAERIRQIEVAAMKKMRKALEATA
- a CDS encoding SCO family protein produces the protein MAVFSRRLILAAAAALTLAACERGNSPPRAGFEGVDITGADYARELNLPDAEGRRRSLQDFRGKVTVVFFGYTQCPDVCPTTMVELAEVKRQLGADGERIQGVFVSVDPERDTPEILKAYVANFDPSFVALRGTPDETKATAKQFKVFYNKVAGQTPTSYTIDHTAGSYVFDAQGRVRLFTRYGAGLDKLKHDLKILLDEKAA